The following are encoded in a window of Balaenoptera ricei isolate mBalRic1 chromosome 1, mBalRic1.hap2, whole genome shotgun sequence genomic DNA:
- the TMEM88B gene encoding transmembrane protein 88B has protein sequence MSEQERETEEDEGGGASDTAPMLPRRLPDHQASDPMSPGWAGPAAPGRGILQLPRRALAALLLHLLLPAAVFLLLLLPAATTVYLGFLCHSRVHPAPRPACRALLSDRGSAALIVSGFLSLPPLLVLASAARARLARRLRSLLPPPTWSPGPRRHPDGEEQLCAWV, from the exons ATGAGtgagcaggagagggagacagaggaggacGAGGGAGGGGGCGCTTCAGACACGGCACCCATGCTGCCCCGAAGGCTTCCTGACCACCAGGCCTCAGACCCGATGTCCCCAGGGTGGGCGGGCCCGGCTGCCCCAGGCCGGGGGATCCTGCAGCTGCCACGTCGGGCCCTGGCTGCGCTCCTGCTCCATCTGCTGCTGCCCGCAGCCgtgttcctgctgctgctgctgcccgcaGCCACCACTGTGTACCTGGGATTCCTGTGCCACTCGAGG GTCCACCCGGCGCCCCGCCCCGCGTGCCGCGCGCTGCTGTCCGACCGCGGCTCCGCGGCGCTCATCGTGTCGGGCTTCCTCTCGCTGCCTCCGCTGCTGGTACTCGCCTCGGCCGCCCGCGCCCGCCTGGCCCGACGCCTCCGCTCGCTGCTGCCACCCCCGACCTGGAGTCCCGGACCCCGCCGCCACCCCGACGGGGAGGAGCAGCTCTGCGCCTGGGTGTGA